Proteins encoded within one genomic window of Ailuropoda melanoleuca isolate Jingjing chromosome 16, ASM200744v2, whole genome shotgun sequence:
- the PLAAT5 gene encoding phospholipase A and acyltransferase 5 encodes MGLTPAAGGESRHRLSRFPRPRPSSLREKPVVNLETTPKQKRAESNSTPKPESAGKLTQQAAELTPSGSPSLATPLIDADAEASEASSWTRILERARALPRCPSQLSSFCSSWALGEEFEAGSITSIFRNRAVVKYSRLEDVLHGCSWKVNNKLDGTYLPLPVDQIIQRTKGMVNKIVQYSLIEGNCEHFVNDLRYGVPRSQQVEHALMEGTKAVGAVISAVVESIRPKPVTA; translated from the exons ATGGGCCTCACCCCTGCCGCGGGCGGGGAGAGCAGGCACCGCCTCTCTCGCttcccccggccccgcccctcgaGCCTCAG GGAGAAGCCGGTAGTGAACTTGGAGACCACACCCAAGCAGAAAAGAGCAGAGTCCAATTCAACCCCGAAGCCTGAGAGCGCTGGGAAGTTAACACAGCAAGCCGCTGAG CTCACCCCATCTGGCTCCCCGTCCTTGGCCACGCCTTTGATAGATGCTGACGCCGAGGCCTCGGAGGCAAGCAGCTGGACCCGCATCTTAGAGCGAGCCAGGGCTCTGCCCCGCTGTCCCTCGCAGCTTTCCAGCTTCTGCTCATCTTGGGCTCTAGGTGAGGAATTCGAGGCCGGCAGCATCACTTCCATCTTCAGGAACCGTGCCGTCGTGAAGTACAGTCGTCTGGAGGACGTGCTGCACGGCTGCTCCTGGAAGGTCAACAACAAGCTGGACGGGACATACCTGCCGCTGCCCGTGGACCAGATCATCCAGCGCACAAAAGGGATGGTCAACAAGATAGTGCAGTACAGCCTGATCGAGGGGAACTGTGAGCACTTTGTCAATGACCTCAGATACGGTGTGCCCAGGAGCCAGCAG GTAGAGCACGCGCTGATGGAAGGCACCAAGGCTGTGGGCGCGGTCATCTCCGCGGTGGTGGAGAGCATAAGGCCCAAGCCTGTAACTGCCTGA
- the LGALS12 gene encoding galectin-12, whose translation MESGVAIDVAAEAHSVLQIQVQLEAGGWLVSCLAQASGSWTQISADSPSPAGGTGSGVWTRGGPLPRPALSGLLQGALGPCWARVRLTAGGAAALAPQILAGKGKSGQWGQGQGSWNLDLQAQLEALHAPCHLEKNWTHFLTPSSCSRQSSTRDISRQSTQRRQARSCGFSAAELSVCPSFQVSVNGQHFLHYRYRLPLSRVDTLGIFGDILVKAIGFLNINPFAEGGSEYPVGYPFLLKSPSLELPCSRALPRGLWPGQVIVLRGLVLPEPKDFTLSLRDEAAHVPVTLRASFADRTLAWISPWGCKKLISAPFLFYPKRFFEVLLLCQEGGLKLALNGQGLGATSLRQRTLERLRELRISGSVQLYCVHY comes from the exons ATGGAGTCTGGAGTTGCCATCGACGTGGCTGCAGAAGCCCA CTCCGTGCTTCAGATCCAAGTGCAGCTGGAGGCCGGGGGCTGGTTAGTTAGTTGCTTAGCTCAAGCTTCTGGCTCCTGGACCCAGATTTCTGCTGACAGCCCCAGTCCAGCTGGTGGGACCGGATCTGGGGTGTGGACCAGGGGTGGACCGCTGCCCAGACCTGCCCTCTCAGGCCTGCTGCAAGGGGCACTGGGACCCTGCTGGGCGCGGGTGAGGCTAACAGCTGGGGGAGCTGCTGCCTTGGCACCTCAGATCCTGGCTGGGAAAGGCAAGTCCGGccagtgggggcagggccagggctccTGGAATCTGGATCTGCAGGCCCAGTTGGAGGCGCTCCACGCCCCATGTCACCTGGAGAAAAACTGGACCCACTTCCTGACCCCTTCATCCTGCAGCCGCCAGTCTTCCACCCG GGACATTTCACGTCAGAGCACCCAGCGACGCCAGGCACGTTCGTGCGGATTCAGTGCTGCTGAGCTCTCTGTCTGTCCGTCCTTCCAGGTGAGTGTGAACGGACAACACTTTCTCCACTACCGCTACCGGCTCCCGCTGTCTCGTGTGGACACCCTGGGCATATTTGGTGACATCCTGGTGAAGGCCATTGGATTCCTGAACATCAAC CCCTTTGCAGAGGGCGGCAGCGAGTACCCGGTTGGATAC CCTTTCCTGCTGAAGAGCCCCAGCCTG GAGCTGCCCTGCTCGCGTGCCCTCCCCCGGGGTCTCTGGCCCGGACAGGTCATCGTACTGCGGGGGCTGGTCCTGCCGGAGCCAAAGGA CTTCACATTGAGCCTGCGGGACGAGGCGGCTCACGTGCCTGTGACGCTCAGGGCTTCCTTCGCAGACAGAACCCTGGCCTGGATCTCGCCCTGGGGCTGCAAGAAGCTGATCTCAGCCCCCTTCCTCTTCTACCCGAAGCGATTCTTCGAG GTGCTTCTCCTGTGCCAGGAGGGAGGGCTGAAGCTGGCGCTCAACGGACAGGGCCTGGGGGCCACCAGCCTGCGGCAGCGGACCCTGGAGCGGCTGCGGGAGCTCCGAATCAGCGGCAGCGTCCAGCTCTACTGCGTCCACTACTGA